The following are encoded in a window of Narcine bancroftii isolate sNarBan1 chromosome 2, sNarBan1.hap1, whole genome shotgun sequence genomic DNA:
- the LOC138754496 gene encoding serine/threonine-protein kinase PINK1, mitochondrial-like isoform X2 encodes MLFKRKKIKYENLIPLPSIGHCLEDYKIEYTIGKGCNAAVHHAYIPEMANSELCSKIMTKERPPESKSEKPTPLSDSPSVVDEIIRNNLTISQERSSLSSMALKKDLSKGDAHYTQSESEGNTSYVHSGSMEYSGYPLALKMLWNISAGSSSDAILRSMGKELVPVIPNALSGEFCKNKGLVKPYYCKREELKPHPNIIQIVRAFTAKVPLLPGAWVEYPDVLPTSLNPNGFGHNRTLFLVMKSYPCTLKQYLNVCTPWSDHAVLMILQLLEGVDHLVQCGIAHRDLKADNILVEFDSVGCPRLVITDFGCCLANLDNGLKLPFTSMDVDRGGNACLMAPEICTALPGPRVAIDYSKSDAWTVGTLAYEILGLPNPFYQRGMDYLESRNYEENQLSPLPNSVHRNVKLVVKLLLCRDPKRRLSARVAADMLHLHLWGTELLASADVSVENLFDWLRCQTLLTFLQVTMNRESSVQTELQRNFLANLNFEELNLGLDLLLQGKI; translated from the exons atgttatttaaaagaaagaagATTAAGTATGAAAACCTCATACCTTTGCCCAGCATTGGCCATTGCTTGGAAGATTATAAGATTGAATACACCATTGGAAAGGGCTGTAATGCAGCTGTGCACCATGCCTACATTCCTGAAATGGCTAATTCAGAGTTGTGCAGTAAGATCATGACAAAGGAGAGACCACCAGAGAGTAAAAGCGAGAAACCAACTCCACTATCAGATAGCCCGAGTGTTGTTGATGAAATAATAAGAAATAATTTAACAATTTCACAGGAAAGATCAAGTTTGAGTTCCATGGCTTTGAAGAAAGATCTATCCAAGGGAGATGCCCACTACACACAGAGTGAATCAGAAGGAAACACCAGCTATGTACATAGTGGATCAATGGAATACTCTGGTTACCCTTTGGCTTTAAAAATGCTTTGGAACATCAGT GCAGGGTCCTCCAGTGATGCAATCCTGAGATCAATGGGGAAGGAGCTGGTTCCAGTCATTCCCAATGCTTTATCTGGAGAGTTTTGTAAAAACAAAGGATTAGTTAA GCCCTACTATTGTAAAAGAGAGGAGCTGAAACCACATCCAAACATCATCCAGATTGTCCGGGCATTTACAGCTAAAGTTCCATTGTTGCCTGGAGCATGGGTGGAGTATCCTGATGTTCTGCCCACCAGTTTGAATCCAAATGGGTTTGGACATAACCGCACTCTTTTCCTGGTCATGAAAAG CTATCCATGTACCCTGAAGCAATACCTGAACGTCTGTACCCCCTGGAGTGACCATGCTGTACTGATGATTCTTCAGTTACTGGAGGGAGTGGATCATCTGGTTCAGTGTGGCATTGCACATAGAGACCTGAAGGCTGATAATATTCTGGTGGAGTTTGATTCAG TTGGCTGCCCTCGTTTAGTGATCACTGACTTTGGTTGCTGTCTGGCAAATCTTGATAATGGTTTGAAGCTTCCCTTTACCAGTATGGATGTTGACCGGGGAGGAAATGCCTGCCTAATGGCTCCTGAG ATTTGTACAGCATTGCCTGGACCCAGAGTGGCTATTGATTACAGCAAATCCGATGCTTGGACAGTGGGTACACTTGCCTATGAGATCCTGGGTCTTCCCAATCCCTTTTATCAACGTGGAATGGATTATTTGGAGAGCAGGAACTATGAGGAGAACCAGTTGTCACCTTTGCCAAACTCTGTTCATAGAAATGTGAAACTGGTGGTGAAGCTTTTATTATGCAGAGATCCCAAGAGG CGCCTGTCAGCAAGAGTTGCTGCAGACATGCTGCACCTGCACCTGTGGGGGACAGAGCTCCTTGCTTCAGCCGATGTGAGTGTGGAGAACCTGTTCGACTGGCTTCGGTGCCAGACTTTGCTCACCTTCCTTCAGGTTACTATGAATCGTGAATCATCAGTGCAAACTGAACTACAGAGGAACTTCTTGGCAAATCTCAACTTTGAAGAACTGAACCTGGGACTGGATCTATTGCTCCAAGGGAAAATTTAA